A region of Neovison vison isolate M4711 chromosome 7, ASM_NN_V1, whole genome shotgun sequence DNA encodes the following proteins:
- the LOC122911737 gene encoding 60S ribosomal protein L23a-like: MVPKAKKEAPAPPKAEAKAKALKAKKAVLKGVHSHKKKKIRTSPTFRRPKTLRLQRQPKYPQKSAPRRNKLDHYAIIKFPLTTVSAMKEIEDNTLVFIVDVKQAVKKLYDIDVAKVNTLIRPDGEKKAYVRLAPDYDTLDVANKIGII; this comes from the coding sequence ATGGTGCCGAAAGCTAAGAaggaagcccctgcccctcccaaagccgaagccaaagcaaaggctttgaaagcCAAGAAAGCAGTGCTGAAAGGTGtccacagtcacaaaaaaaagaagatccgcaCATCACCTACGTTCCGACGACCCAAGACTCTGCGTCTCCAAAGGCAGCCCAAATACCCTCAAAAGAGCGCCCCGAGGAGAAACAAGCTTGATCACTATGCCATCATCAAGTTCCCCCTGACTACTGTGTCAGCCATGAAGGAAATAGAAGACAACACTcttgtgttcattgtggatgtcaaacaggctgtgaagaagctttatgacattgatgtagccaaggtcaacaccttaatcaggcctgatggagagaagaaggcatatgTTCGGCTGGCCCCTGACTATGATACTTTAgatgttgccaacaaaattgggataatctaa